From Rutidosis leptorrhynchoides isolate AG116_Rl617_1_P2 chromosome 3, CSIRO_AGI_Rlap_v1, whole genome shotgun sequence, a single genomic window includes:
- the LOC139901837 gene encoding uncharacterized protein codes for MFGFFPEYFRQALHQYAEKIAKDRSIFLKTYNIYPLFEGEKLQQVSFAIVKLGISNENYSPIPQIEDKEISSEKIMANYIMNYKGLCEHSQKIQPSSRLNYKSPTMLVYSNSPRKMMTEAQDKAIAAFERPIIDLHESMKIPEPARKRICELIQGVGHHKCNYCISDSSSAKESDKDDSSFEVFLEDKESSNVI; via the coding sequence ATGTTCGGATTTTTTCCCGAATACTTCAGACAAGCACTTCATCAGTACGCAGAAAAAATAGCTAAAGATAGATCCATTTTCTTGAAAACCTATAATATCTATCCACTTTTCGAGGGGGAGAAGCTACAACAAGTAAGCTTCGCAATTGTCAAATTAGGAATTAGCAACGAAAACTATTCACCAATTCCACAAATTGAAGATAAGGAAATAAGCTCAGAAAAAATAATGGCCAACTACATAATGAATTACAAAGGACTTTGTGAACATTCGCAAAAAATCCAACCCAGTTCAAGACTTAATTACAAGAGCCCAACAATGTTGGTATACAGCAATAGCCCAAGAAAAATGATGACTGAAGCCCAAGACAAAGCAATAGCAGCATTCGAAAGACCCATTATTGATCTACACGAAAGTATGAAGATTCCAGAACCTGCAAGAAAAAGAATTTGTGAATTAATTCAAGGCGTAGGACATCATAAATGTAATTACTGTATAAGCGACAGCTCATCAGCAAAGGAATCGGATAAGGACGACAGCTCATTTGAAGTTTTCCTAGAAGATAAGGAGAGCAGTAATGTAATATAA